One genomic window of Diospyros lotus cultivar Yz01 chromosome 8, ASM1463336v1, whole genome shotgun sequence includes the following:
- the LOC127808301 gene encoding probable BOI-related E3 ubiquitin-protein ligase 2 — protein MAMPQNHLFQQQLQSKPFRNLYNVDSQISPPVAYFSGHNLPDQSQDHPPYIPPFHVAGFAPGPGPAADGSDGGLELQWNYVLEPVKKRLKEQDFLENNSQISSVDFFQARSVSTGLGLSLDNGRLASSGDSPFPGLFGDDIDLELQRQDAEIARFLKVQGDRLKQEVLEKVQANQLQVLSYVEDKVIQKLREKEAEVENINKKNMELELQMEQLAMEAGAWQERAKYNENMINTLTFNLQQVYAQNKESKEGCGDSEVDDTASCCNVRAIDFHLLRKENNARKGLITCKVCRVNEACMLLLPCKHLCLCKECEGKLGICPLCQTPKYTGFEVYM, from the exons ATGGCTATGCCTCAGAATCACCTTTTCCAACAACAGCTGCAATCTAAACCCTTCAG AAATTTGTACAACGTTGACAGCCAGATTTCGCCGCCGGTGGCGTACTTCAGCGGCCACAATCTTCCCGATCAGTCCCAGGACCATCCTCCGTATATCCCTCCTT TTCACGTGGCTGGGTTCGCGCCCGGTCCGGGCCCTGCCGCAGACGGCAGTGACGGTGGACTCGAATTGCAATGGAACTATGTCTTGGAACCAGTGAAGAAGAGGTTGAAAGAGCAGGATTTCTTGGAGAACAATTCACAGATTTCGTCCGTGGACTTCTTTCAGGCCCGATCGGTCTCCACAGGTTTGGGCTTGTCACTGGACAATGGTCGCTTGGCTTCGTCAGGCGACTCGCCTTTTCCCGGCCTTTTCGGAGATGACATTGATCTCGAGTTACAGCGCCAGGATGCTGAGATTGCTAGATTTCTCAAAGTTCAG GGTGACCGGTTGAAACAAGAAGTCCTAGAGAAGGTTCAGGCAAACCAGCTTCAAGTTCTTTCATATGTAGAAGATAAAGTCATCCAAAAGCTCCGTGAGAAAGAAGCAGAGGTGGAAAACATCAATAAGAAAAATATGGAGCTTGAATTGCAAATGGAGCAGTTGGCTATGGAAGCAGGTGCTTGGCAAGAACGGGCCAAATACAATGAAAACATGATTAACACCCTTACATTCAATCTTCAGCAAGTCTATGCTCAGAATAAAGAAAGTAAGGAAGGGTGTGGTGACAGTGAGGTTGATGATACAGCCTCTTGCTGCAATGTCCGTGCTATTGATTTCCACCTTCTTCGCAAGGAGAATAACGCAAGGAAGGGTTTGATTACTTGTAAGGTTTGTAGAGTTAATGAAGCTTGCATGCTTTTGTTACCTTGTAAGCATCTTTGCCTGTGTAAAGAATGCGAGGGTAAGCTTGGTATCTGCCCATTGTGTCAGACCCCGAAGTATACTGGCTTTGAGGTCTATATGTAA